A portion of the Clostridia bacterium genome contains these proteins:
- a CDS encoding DUF1848 domain-containing protein encodes MIISASRRTDIPAFYSEWFMNRVRDGYCLVANPFNAKQVSRISLCPDRVDAIVFWSKNPAPLIPRLTELDSMGFRYYFQYTICDYPVELEPDVPPLADRTATALELAKRVGPRRVIWRYDPIIISDHTDVEHHKRAFARIASALHGATTRVVVSLVDYYGKVDRNLRPLERSGWHFQKYSGAEPESRDLLRWIQEEAHRHGFETQSCAEAVNMSDLGIPHGKCIDDELLNELWGIPLSRKDPGQRGECLCAASKDIGANNTCLHGCRYCYATMSLAVAQEQNREHDPASPSLVGHAVVAEHCEPEIRQSLF; translated from the coding sequence ATGATCATATCAGCTAGCAGGCGCACCGATATTCCGGCCTTCTATAGCGAATGGTTCATGAACAGAGTGAGAGATGGCTATTGCTTGGTTGCGAACCCATTCAATGCGAAGCAGGTGAGCCGTATTTCCTTGTGTCCAGACCGTGTTGACGCCATTGTGTTCTGGAGCAAGAACCCAGCGCCCCTTATCCCACGCCTCACTGAACTTGACTCGATGGGGTTTCGCTACTACTTCCAGTACACTATTTGTGACTACCCTGTTGAGCTTGAACCAGACGTCCCTCCGCTAGCTGACCGTACTGCAACAGCCCTTGAACTGGCCAAGAGAGTAGGTCCGCGCAGGGTGATCTGGCGGTACGATCCCATCATCATCTCCGACCATACAGACGTTGAGCACCATAAGAGGGCCTTCGCCCGGATTGCGTCAGCCTTGCATGGTGCAACCACGCGCGTCGTCGTGAGCCTAGTAGATTACTATGGCAAGGTCGACAGGAATCTCAGGCCGTTGGAGCGCTCGGGTTGGCACTTTCAGAAGTATTCGGGCGCCGAACCTGAAAGCAGGGACCTCCTGCGTTGGATTCAGGAAGAAGCTCATCGGCATGGCTTTGAGACCCAGTCCTGCGCAGAAGCTGTGAACATGAGCGATCTCGGAATACCTCATGGCAAATGCATTGATGATGAGCTCTTGAATGAGCTCTGGGGAATACCTCTATCTAGGAAAGACCCTGGTCAGAGAGGCGAATGCTTGTGTGCGGCAAGCAAAGACATCGGCGCTAACAACACATGCTTGCATGGGTGTAGATACTGCTACGCCACTATGAGTCTGGCTGTTGCACAGGAGCAGAACCGTGAACATGATCCCGCTTCTCCGAGCCTAGTTGGCCACGCCGTTGTCGCCGAGCATTGCGAGCCCGAAATTCGGCAGAGTCTGTTCTGA